A genome region from Camelina sativa cultivar DH55 chromosome 10, Cs, whole genome shotgun sequence includes the following:
- the LOC104720086 gene encoding probable tyrosine decarboxylase 2, with the protein MEFGNGTGNGTGNCGIRNGNGIGNGNGNGNVNGNEKVKGANVIKMKPMDSELLREQGHIMVDFIADYYRDLQDSPQDFPVLSQVQPGYLRDMLPNSAPDQPESLNELLDDVTKKIMPGITHWQSPSYFAYYASSTSVAGFLGEMLNAGLSVVGFTWQTSPAATELEIIVLDWLAKLLQLPDHFLSTGHGGGVIQGTGCEAVLVVVLAARDRILKQVGKTVLPQLVVYASDQTHSSFRKACLIGGIHEENIRLLKTDSXITSLFRIRTPRYY; encoded by the exons AT GGAATTTGGCAACGGCACCGGCAACGGCACCGGCAACTGCGGCATTCGGAATGGTAACGGCATCGGCAACGGCAATGGCAATGGTAACGTTAATGGTAACGAAAAAGTTAAAGGAGCAAATGTGATAAAGATGAAACCAATGGACAGTGAATTGCTGAGAGAGCAAGGTCACATAATggttgattttattgctgactATTACAGAGACCTTCAAGACTCGCCTCAAGATTTCCCTGTTCTTTCCCAAGTTCAG CCTGGTTACCTCCGTGACATGTTGCCTAATTCAGCACCTGACCAACCTGAATCGTTGAATGAACTTCTCGACG ACGTTACGAAAAAGATAATGCCGGGAATAACTCACTGGCAAAGCCCGAGTTACTTTGCTTACTATGCATCAAGCACGAGTGTGGCCGGATTCTTGGGAGAGATGCTCAACGCCGGCCTGAGCGTCGTTGGTTTCACCTGGCAAACTTCCCCGGCCGCTACTGAGCTCGAAATCATCGTTCTTGATTGGCTTGCTAAATTGCTACAACTCCCCGACCATTTTCTCTCCACAG GACATGGAGGAGGAGTGATCCAAGGGACAGGATGTGAAGCAGTACTTGTCGTAGTATTAGCTGCTAGAGACAGAATTTTAAAGCAAGTTGGCAAAACAGTACTTCCACAACTTGTTGTCTATGCCTCTGATCAAACCCATTCTAGTTTCCGAAAGGCTTGTCTG ATTGGTGGAATACATGAAGAAAACATTAGGCTACTCAAAACTGATTCGNTTATCACGAGCCTGTTTCGCATAAGGACACCAAGGTATTATTAG
- the LOC104717331 gene encoding LOW QUALITY PROTEIN: putative cysteine-rich receptor-like protein kinase 43 (The sequence of the model RefSeq protein was modified relative to this genomic sequence to represent the inferred CDS: deleted 2 bases in 1 codon), producing the protein MALTFISSLVVLMPLALLNPSMSVTISRIDVLGWVCNNGTVSDVEAYQRSYQLNLDAIRDDMRHLKFGIHQHGDPPQRMFVLSQCVSDLSPDECSLCWSRATNLLSQCFPATGGWFHLDGCFVRADNYSFYHEPVSHKDTKICGSDKEKSDEFKGLVKEVTKSIVETAPYNQGFSVAKMGTRDLMVYGLGICWRTLDDELCKLCLADGALSVSSCLPFKEGFALNAGCYLRYSNYTFYNERELLYMNLTKEIIVHIFVLSMVGVLAIAAGFWCGKCIYMRASPKKKLKGTKTKKFHLFGHLRIEKESVSIRNDSHLMSFEYSTLKKATNNFNESCKLGVGGYGEVFKGTLSDGREIAIKRLHTTGNTPREEIHNEIDVISRCQHKNLVRLLGCCFTNMNSFIVYEFLANTSLDHVLFNPEKKKELDWKKRRTIILGTAEGLEYLHETCKIIHRDVKASNILLDLKYKPKISDFGLAKFYPEGGKDFPSSSPSPSSIAGTLGYMAPEYITKGRLSNKIDAYSFGVLVLEITSGFRNNKFRSDNSLETLVTQVWKCFASDKMEEMIDKDMEEETEKREVKRVMQIGLLCTQESPQLRPTMSKVIQMVSSTDFVLPTPTKPPFLHDSM; encoded by the exons ATGGCATTGACGTTCATCTCTTCCTTGGTCGTTCTCATGCCGTTAGCGTTACTAAATCCGTCAATGTCCGTGACAATCTCTAGAATCGATGTCCTAGGCTGGGTTTGCAACAATGGCACCGTCTCCGACGTCGAGGCTTACCAGAGATCTTATCAGCTCAATCTTGACGCCATCAGAGATGATATGAGGCATCTCAAATTCGGGATCCATCAACATGGAGATCCTCCGCAGAGGATGTTCGTTTTGTCGCAGTGTGTTAGCGATCTCTCACCGGACGAATGTAGTCTATGTTGGTCACGTGCCACCAATCTCCTCTCTCAATGTTTTCCAGCCACCGGTGGTTGGTTTCACTTGGACGGTTGTTTCGTTAGGGCTGATAATTACAGCTTTTATCACGAGCCTGTTTCGCATAAGGACACCAAG ATATGTGGTAGTGACAAGGAGAAGTCTGATGAATTCAAAGGTTTAGTGAAGGAAGTGACCAAATCCATTGTTGAGACGGCTCCATATAATCAAGGTTTCTCGGTGGCTAAAATGGGCACTCGTGACCTAATGGTTTACGGATTGGGAATATGTTGGCGAACGCTAGACGATGAGTTGTGTAAATTATGCTTAGCAGATGGAGCTTTATCGGTGTCTAGTTGCTTACCTTTCAAAGAAGGCTTTGCCTTGAATGCAGGCTGCTACTTGCGTTACTCTAACTATACTTTCTATAACGAACGTGAATTGCTTTATATGA ATTTGACCAAAGAAATCATAGTGCACATATTCGTTCTATCTATGGTGGGTGTCTTGGCTATTGCAGCTGGATTTTGGTGTGGAAAATGCATCTATATGCGAGCTAGTCcaaagaagaagcttaaag GAACTAAGACT AAAAAGTTTCATTTGTTTGGACATCTAAGGATAGAGAAGGAGTCAGTGTCTATACGTAATGACTCACACTTGATGAGCTTTGAGTATTCGACTCTTAAAAAAGCAACCAACAACTTCAATGAGAGTTGCAAGCTTGGCGTTGGAGGATAtggtgaagtcttcaag ggAACTCTGTCTGACGGAAGAGAAATTGCGATCAAACGGCTGCATACAACAGGAAATACGCCACGGGAAGAGATCCATAATGAAATAGATGTAATTAGTAGATGCCAACACAAGAACTTGGTCAGGCTCTTAGGTTGCTGCTTCACTAACATGAATAGTTTCATTGTCTATGAGTTCCTCGCCAATACAAGCCTTGATCACGTCTTATTTA acccggagaagaagaaagagctaGACTGGAAGAAGCGGCGGACAATAATCTTAGGAACAGCAGAAGGGTTAGAGTATCTTCACGAAACTTGCAAGATCATTCATAGAGATGTCAAAGCTAGCAACATTTTGTTAGACTTAAAGTACAAACCCAAAATTTCAGACTTTGGATTAGCAAAGTTTTATCCCGAAGGTGGCAAAGACTTcccttcttcctctccttctccttcttcaatcgCGGGCACTCT AGGATACATGGCTCCTGAGTACATTACCAAGGGAAGACTAAGCAATAAAATCGACGCTTATAGCTTTGGAGTCCTTGTTCTCGAAATAACAAGCGGGTTTCGAAACAATAAGTTCCGGTCTGATAACTCCCTTGAAACCTTAGTTACTCAA GTTTGGAAATGTTTTGCTTCAGACAAGATGGAGGAGATGATAGACAAAGATATGGAAGAAgagacagagaagagagaagtgaaGAGAGTGATGCAGATCGGTTTGTTGTGCACACAAGAGTCTCCACAACTTCGTCCAACGATGTCTAAGGTTATACAAATGGTTAGTTCCACAGATTTTGTATTGCCCACTCCTACTAAACCACCTTTTCTTCATGATTCcatgtaa
- the LOC104717332 gene encoding photosystem II reaction center PSB28 protein, chloroplastic-like, with product MACVRSIGSLTSLTHSPRDVTRSGIVVSSCSVLPIKGSSFTGSPVSLPRGQPSSRTALRPWKPVPITMMVKPALQFIQGTDEMTIPDVKLTRSRDGSNGMALFSFDQPSVFDSSGEVGEITGLYMIDEEGVIQSTDVNARFVNGKPEGIVAKHIMRTPKEWDRFMRFMERYSDQNGLQFVKK from the exons ATGGCTTGTGTTCGGTCTATTGGGTCTTTAACTTCTCTCACTCATTCTCCACGAGATGTTACTCGCTCAG gcaTTGTTGTATCTTCATGCTCTGTTCTACCAATCAAAGGCTCATCGTTCACTGGCTCGCCTGTGTCTCTCCCACGGGGACAACCCTCATCTCGAACAGCCCTAAGACCGTGGAAACCTGTCCCAATCACGATGATGGTAAAGCCGGCTCTCCAATTCATCCAAGGGACAGATGAGATGACGATCCCTGATGTTAAGCTCACTCGATCAAGAGACGGAAGTAACGGTATGGCACTCTTCTCATTCGACCAGCCATCAGTCTTTGACTCAAGCGGTGAAGTCGGGGAGATAACGGGATTGTACATGATTGATGAGGAAGGTGTGATTCAGTCTACGGATGTGAACGCGAGATTCGTGAACGGGAAACCTGAAGGGATTGTGGCGAAGCACATAATGCGAACACCGAAAGAATGGGATAGGTTCATGAGGTTTATGGAGCGGTACTCTGACCAGAATGGCTTGCAGTTCGTTAAGAAGTAA
- the LOC104717334 gene encoding MDIS1-interacting receptor like kinase 1 produces the protein MKMKMLVMVLFLYYCYIGSTSSVLASIDNELSVLLSVKSTLVDPLNFLKDWKLSASGDHCNWTGVRCNSHGNVETLDLSGMNLTGKISDSIRQLRSLVSFNISCNGFDSLLPKSIPPLKSIDISQNSFSGNLFLFGNESVGLVHLNASGNNLVGNLTEDLGNLVSLEVLDLRGNFFQGSLPSSFKNLQKLRFLGLSGNNLTGELPSVLGELLSLESAILGYNEFEGEIPPEFGNINSLKYLDLAIGKLSGEIPLELGKLKSLETLLLYENNFTGKIPREIGNITTLKVLDLSDNALSGEIPMEIAGLKNLQLLNLMRNKLTGSIPPAINNLAQLQVLELWNNTLSGELPSDLGKNSPLQWLDVSSNSFSGEIPSTLCSKGNLTKLILFNNTFSGSIPATLTTCQSLVRVRMQNNLLNGSIPIGFGKLEKLQRLELAGNRLSGGIPGDISDSTSLSFIDFSRNQIRSSLPSTILSIHNLQAFLVSENFISGEVPDQFQDCPSLSNLDLSSNTLTGTIPSSIASCEKLVSLNLRNNNLTGEIPRQITTMSALAVLDLSNNSLTGVLPESIGTSPALELLNVSYNKLTGPVPINGFLRTINPDDLRGNTGLCGGVLPPCNKFQGSRSGHKSFHGKRIVAGWLIGIASVLALGILTIVTRTLYKRWYTNGFCGDETASKGEWPWRLMAFHRLGFTASDILACIKESNMIGMGATGIVYKAEMSRSSTVLAVKKLWRSAADIEDGTTGDFVGEVNLLGKLRHRNIVRLLGFLYNDKNMMIVYEFMLNGNLGDAIHGKNAAGRLLVDWVSRYNIALGVAHGLAYLHHDCHPPVIHRDIKSNNILLDANLDARIADFGLARMMARKKETVSMVAGSYGYIAPEYGYTLKVDEKIDIYSYGVVLLELLTGRRPLEPEFGESVDIVEWVRRKIRDNISLEEALDPNVGNCRFVQEEMLLVLQIALLCTTKLPKDRPSMRDVISMLGEAKPRRKSNSNDENTSRSLAEKHTSVFSTSPVNGLL, from the exons atgaagatgaagatgctgGTTATGGTTCTCTTCCTTTACTACTGTTACATTGGTtctacttcctctgttttagcTTCCATCGACAATGAGCTCTCCGTTTTGCTCTCGGTGAAATCAACTCTTGTGGATCCTCTCAACTTTCTCAAAGATTGGAAGCTTTCAGCATCCGGTGATCACTGTAACTGGACCGGTGTTCGGTGCAACTCCCATGGCAATGTTGAGACTCTTGACCTGTCGGGAATGAATCTCACGGGGAAAATCTCCGATTCGATCAGACAGCTGAGAAGCCTTGTCTCCTTTAACATCTCATGCAACGGATTCGACTCGCTTCTCCCGAAATCGATCCCCCCCTTGAAATCTATAGACATCAGCCAGAATTCATTCTCAGGGAATCTTTTTCTGTTTGGCAATGAATCAGTTGGACTCGTTCACCTCAATGCTTCAGGTAACAATCTCGTTGGAAATCTCACGGAGGATCTTGGGAACTTAGTCTCTTTAGAAGTTCTTGATCTCCGGGGAAATTTCTTTCAAGGGTCACTTCCAAGTTCATTCAAGAATTTACAGAAGCTGAGATTTCTCGGATTGTCCGGAAACAACCTCACCGGCGAGTTACCAAGCGTTCTCGGCGAGCTTCTTTCACTTGAAAGCGCCATTCTTGGGTACAATGAATTCGAAGGTGAGATTCCACCGGAATTTGGGAACATTAACAGCCTCAAGTACCTCGATTTGGCCATTGGAAAGCTAAGTGGTGAGATTCCGTTGGAGCTCGGGAAGCTCAAGTCACTTGAGACGCTTCTCCTGTACGAAAACAACTTCACCGGGAAGATTCCAAGAGAAATAGGTAACATTACCACGCTAAAGGTTCTTGATCTCTCCGATAACGCATTATCCGGCGAGATTCCAATGGAGATAGCAGGGCTGAAGAACCTGCAGCTACTGAACCTGATGCGCAACAAACTCACCGGCTCAATTCCTCCCGCGATCAACAACCTTGCGCAGTTACAAGTCCTTGAGCTCTGGAACAACACGTTATCTGGCGAGTTGCCAAGCGATCTCGGGAAGAATTCTCCACTACAATGGCTTGACGTTTCTTCAAACTCCTTCTCGGGTGAGATTCCTTCAACTCTATGCAGCAAAGGCAATCTAACCAAGCTCATTCTGTTCAACAACACCTTCTCTGGTTCAATTCCAGCGACTCTAACCACTTGCCAGTCGCTAGTTCGTGTCAGAATGCAGAACAATCTGCTCAACGGTTCAATTCCCATCGGCTTTGGCAAGCTTGAGAAGCTACAAAGACTCGAACTTGCCGGTAACCGTCTCAGCGGAGGGATTCCAGGAGACATATCGGATTCAACTTCGCTTTCTTTCATTGATTTCTCAAGAAACCAGATCCGATCGTCTCTCCCTTCCACGATCCTCTCTATTCACAACCTACAGGCGTTTTTAGTCTCAGAGAACTTCATCTCCGGCGAAGTCCCGGACCAATTCCAGGATTGTCCTTCACTCTCAAACCTTGATCTCTCATCAAACACTCTCACAGGTACTATCCCTTCCAGCATTGCTTCATGCGAGAAGCTCGTTAGCCTCAACCTAAGAAACAACAACCTCACCGGTGAGATCCCAAGACAGATCACAACAATGTCAGCATTAGCCGTGCTTGATCTCTCCAACAACTCCTTAACCGGAGTACTCCCGGAGAGCATCGGAACATCCCCTGCTTTAGAACTCCTCAACGTCTCCTACAACAAGCTCACAGGTCCAGTCCCAATCAACGGCTTTCTAAGAACAATAAATCCAGATGATCTGAGAGGTAACACCGGTCTATGCGGCGGCGTTCTTCCACCGTGTAACAAATTCCAAGGATCAAGATCAGGTCACAAGAGTTTCCACGGGAAACGAATCGTCGCTGGATGGTTAATTGGAATCGCATCGGTTCTAGCTCTAGGGATTCTCACCATCGTTACGAGAACTCTATACAAGAGATGGTATACTAACGGATTCTGCGGCGACGAGACGGCGAGTAAAGGTGAATGGCCGTGGAGACTAATGGCGTTTCATAGATTAGGGTTTACAGCTTCCGATATCTTGGCTTGCATCAAAGAATCGAACATGATCGGAATGGGAGCTACAGGGATCGTATACAAAGCAGAGATGTCACGATCGAGTACAGTACTCGCCGTTAAGAAGCTATGGAGATCCGCCGCCGATATCGAAGACGGAACCACCGGAGATTTCGTAGGCGAAGTAAACCTTTTAGGGAAATTGAGACACAGGAACATCGTGAGGCTCCTAGGGTTCTTATACAACGACAAAAACATGATGATCGTATACGAATTCATGCTTAACGGAAACCTCGGAGACGCGATTCACGGCAAAAACGCCGCCGGGAGGCTTCTCGTTGATTGGGTTTCGCGTTACAACATCGCGTTGGGTGTAGCTCACGGCCTCGCTTACCTCCACCATGATTGTCATCCTCCGGTGATTCACCGAGACATCAAATCCAACAATATATTGCTCGACGCGAATCTCGACGCCAGGATCGCCGATTTTGGCCTCGCCAGGATGATGGCGAGGAAGAAAGAAACCGTTTCAATGGTCGCCGGTTCTTACGGTTACATTGCTCCCG AGTATGGATACACATTGAAGGTGGATGAGAAGATAGATATATACAGCTACGGGGTCGTGTTATTGGAGCTTTTAACCGGAAGAAGACCGTTGGAGCCGGAGTTTGGGGAATCGGTAGACATAGTTGAGTGGGTGAGGAGGAAGATAAGAGACAACATATCACTAGAAGAAGCATTAGATCCTAATGTAGGAAACTGCAGGTTTGTTCAAGAAGAGATGCTTTTAGTTTTACAGATCGCTCTTCTATGCACCACGAAGCTCCCGAAAGACAGACCTTCGATGAGAGATGTCATATCGATGCTCGGAGAGGCTAAACCGAGGAGGAAAAGTAACAGTAACGATGAGAACACTAGTCGTAGCTTGGCCGAGAAACATACATCGGTTTTTAGTACTTCACCTGTAAATGGCCTTCTTTAG
- the LOC104717333 gene encoding auxin-responsive protein IAA11-like, whose translation MEGGSVSGSASALSNDENLVVSCEDSCSPVGNELELGLTLSLGRKGYTRVAYADDSSSSSSSSSSSLSRASVIAGIKRTADSMAATSGQVVGWPPIRTYRMNSMVVNQAKTLVSEDQNSEIRQEVNKNRTDATNMRSSMFVKVTMDGIPIGRKIDLNAHKCYESLSNTLEEMFLKPKTGLSTRETDGRMETPVKILPDGSSGLVLTYEDKEGDWMLVGDVPWGMFIGSVRRLRIMKTSEATGKAQMIL comes from the exons ATGGAAGGCGGTTCCGTGAGTGGATCAGCTTCGGCTTTGTCAAACGATGAAAATCTCGTCGTTTCTTGTGAGGATTCTTGTTCTCCTGTAGGGAATGAGCTCGAGCTCGGTCTTACCTTGAGCCTTGGTCGAAAAGGGTATACTAGGGTTGCTTACGCTGAtgattcctcttcttcttcttcttcttcatcttcttctctgagCAGAGCTAGCGTAATTGCTGGGATCAAGCGAACAGCTGATTCCATGGCCGCAACTAGTGG ACAAGTTGTGGGATGGCCACCAATAAGGACTTACAGAATGAACAGTATGGTTGTTAACCAAGCCAAGACATTGGTTTCTGAAGATCAGAACTCTGAGATTCGTCAAGAAGTAAACAAGAATAGAACTGATGCAACAAATATGAGAAGTTCCATGTTTGTGAAAGTGACTATGGATGGCATTCCAATTGGAAGAAAAATTGATCTGAATGCTCATAAATGCTATGAATCATTGTCAAACACTCTTGAAGAAATGTTTCTGAAACCCAAAACAG GTTTAAGCACACGAGAAACTGATGGTCGCATGGAAACACCGGTCAAGATACTACCGGATGGGTCTTCTGGATTAGTACTAACATATGAAGACAAGGAAGGAGATTGGATGCTTGTTGGTGATGTTCCGTGGGG CATGTTCATTGGCTCCGTGAGGAGGCTTCGGATAATGAAAACATCAGAGGCTACTGGTAAAG CTCAAATGATATTATGA
- the LOC104717336 gene encoding ABC transporter B family member 23, mitochondrial-like — protein MMRGSRILLCRASLSSRLRSDRHHHRQHQSFSSFIKRNSTRRSPLAINAFLSDPSPSQVNSRVSFFSTSASTPNQDPTTTKPHKQINTTSSQKILRTISSYLWMKDDSELRFRVVAALACLVGAKFLNVQVPFLFKLAIDLLSSSSSSIADSNPYLLAAFATPSSVLIGYGIARSGSSAFNELRTAVFSKVSLRTIRSVSRKVLSHLHDLDLRYHLNRETGALNRIIDRGSRAINTILSAMVFNVVPTILEIVMVSGILAYNFGAVFAFITCLSVGSYIVFTLVVTQRRTKFRKAMNKADNDASSRAIDSLINYETVKYFNNEVYEATKYDELLGRYEDAALRTQKSLAFLDFGQSFIFSTALSTSMVLCSQGIMNGQMTVGDLVMVNGLLFQLSVPLYFLGGVYRETVQSLVDMKSMFQLLEERSDIGDKDTDTKLPSLVLKGGSISFENVHFSYLPERKILDGISFEVPAGKSVAIVGSSGSGKSTILRMIFRFFDTDSGNVKIDGQDIKKVRLESLRSSIGVVPQDTVLFNCTIYHNIHYGNLSATEEEVYDAARRAAIHDTIMRFPDKYSTTVGERGLMLSGGEKQRVALARAFLKSPAILLCDEATSALDSNTEAEIIKTLRSLASNRTCVFIAHRLTTAMQCDEIIVIEKGKVVEKGTHEALLVKSGRYTELWRQQNSKPEG, from the exons ATGATGAGAGGTTCTCGGATCCTCCTCTGTCGCGCTTCTCTTTCTTCCCGTCTTCGCTCcgatcgtcatcatcatcgtcaacaTCAGAGTTTCTCTAGTTTCATCAAACGTAACTCAACTCGGAGATCACCATTAGCTATCAATGCGTTCCTCTCCGATCCATCTCCTTCTCAGGTCAACTCCCGAGTTTCGTTCTTCTCCACTTCAGCTTCAACTCCAAATCAAGATCCAACCACCACAAAACCTCACAAACAAATCAACACGACGTCGTCTCAGAAGATCCTCCGCACGATTTCGAGCTACCTATGGATGAAAGATGACTCAGAGCTACGGTTCAGAGTCGTCGCAGCTTTAGCATGTCTCGTGGGAGCCAAGTTCTTGAACGTTCAAGTTCCTTTCCTCTTCAAACTAGCTATTGATTTGctctcttcgtcttcatcttcgaTCGCCGATTCAAATCCTTACCTACTTGCTGCATTTGCTACTCCTTCTTCAGTCCTCATTGGCTATGGCATTGCTCGATCTGGATCTTCAGCTTTCAACGAGCTTCGTACTGCTGTTTTCTCCAAAGTATCTCTCCGCACGATACGATCCGTGTCAAGGAAAGTGCTCTCGCATTTACACGATCTCGACCTTCGTTACCATCTGAATCGTGAGACTGGTGCGTTGAACAGAATCATCGATCGTGGTAGCAGAGCGATTAACACGATCCTCTCAGCTATGGTTTTCAACGTTGTTCCCACGATCTTGGAGATAGTTATGGTCTCAGGTATATTAGCATACAATTTCGGAGCTGTTTTCGCGTTCATTACTTGTCTCTCTGTTGGATCATACATAGTTTTCACATTGGTTGTGACGCAGAGGAGAACCAAGTTTAGAAAAGCTATGAACAAAGCTGATAATGATGCTAGCTCAAGAGCTATTGATTCTCTTATAAACTACGAGACTGTTAAGTATTTCAACAACGAAGTCTACGAAGCGACGAAGTACGATGAGTTACTTGGAAGGTACGAAGACGCTGCATTGCGAACTCAGAAGAGTCTTGCGTTTCTAGATTTTGGACAGAGTTTTATATTTAGTACAGCTTTGTCAACATCAATGGTGTTGTGTTCTCAAGGGATTATGAATGGTCAGATGACAGTTGGTGATTTGGTGATGGTGAATGGTCTTCTATTTCAATTGTCTGTTCCTCTTTACTTTCTCGGTGGTGTTTACCGCGAAACCGTTCAGAGCCTTGTGGACATGAAATCCATGTTCCAGTTGCTAGAGGAGAGATCTGATATAGGAGATAAAGATACAGACACAAAGCTCCCTTCTCTTGTTCTCAAAGGTGGAAGCATTAGTTTTGAGAATGTGCATTTTAGTTATCTGCCGGAGAGAAAGATTTTAGATGGGATTTCATTTGAGGTACCGGCAGGGAAAAGTGTCGCCATTGTTGGTAGTAGCGGAAGCGGTAAATCGACGATTCTTAGGATGATATTCAGATTTTTCGACACAGATTCAGGAAATGTAAAAATCGATGGTCAAGATATAAAGAAAGTGAGATTAGAAAGTCTTCGAAGCTCCATTGGAGTTGTCCCTCAAGATACC GTGCTTTTCAATTGCACAATATATCACAACATCCACTACGGAAACCTTTCAGCAACAGAGGAAGAGGTGTACGATGCAGCTCGACGAGCTGCGATCCACGATACGATCATGAGATTCCCCGATAAATATTCGACCACAGTGGGAGAAAGAGGGCTAATGCTGAGTGGTGGGGAGAAACAAAGAGTAGCACTCGCTCGTGCCTTTTTAAAATCACCTGCGATTCTGTTGTGTGACGAAGCGACAAGCGCACTCGACAGTAACACCGAAGCAGAGATAATAAAAACACTCAGGTCGCTAGCGAGTAACAGGACTTGCGTATTCATTGCACATAGACTGACTACTGCGATGCAATGTGATGAGATAATTGTAATTGAGAAAGGGAAAGTGGTGGAGAAAGGGACACATGAAGCGTTGTTGGTGAAATCAGGAAGATACACCGAATTGTGGAGACAACAAAATAGTAAACCAGAGGGTTGA